One genomic window of Rhizomicrobium sp. includes the following:
- a CDS encoding aminoglycoside phosphotransferase family protein: protein MAAPPDPLREHIEQWGLTPDGAPFETHSSWLCFATRGRERALLKAFKADSDEAPSARYLALHNGHGTVRVLESDDRAILVERIAPGTMLKTLVLEGRDDEATHIVCDTIENLQGARADPADWPGHEEQRAEYARHVAHPPLTKDIVDRARALFLELDATESAPVLLHGDLHHENILCDVARGWLAIDPKGVRGELAFELAAPLRNPPERPDIFASKTQMDRRVRIYCERLGLDRERVLGWCVARNCIAALWNARHRPQTERGTTWAAATLTALTLLDG from the coding sequence ATGGCCGCTCCGCCCGACCCGCTGCGCGAACATATCGAGCAGTGGGGCCTGACGCCGGATGGCGCGCCGTTCGAAACGCACTCGTCCTGGCTTTGCTTTGCGACACGGGGGCGCGAGCGCGCGTTGCTCAAGGCATTCAAGGCCGACAGCGACGAGGCGCCGAGCGCGCGCTATCTCGCCTTGCATAACGGCCATGGCACGGTGCGCGTGCTGGAAAGCGACGACCGCGCCATCCTGGTCGAGCGCATCGCGCCGGGCACGATGCTCAAGACGCTTGTGTTGGAGGGCCGCGACGACGAGGCAACGCACATCGTCTGCGACACGATCGAGAATCTGCAAGGCGCCAGGGCCGATCCGGCCGACTGGCCCGGGCATGAGGAGCAAAGGGCCGAATATGCCCGCCATGTCGCCCATCCGCCGCTGACCAAGGATATCGTCGACCGCGCCCGGGCGCTGTTCCTCGAACTCGATGCCACGGAGAGCGCGCCGGTCCTGCTGCACGGCGATCTGCATCACGAGAACATCCTGTGCGACGTGGCGCGGGGCTGGTTGGCGATCGACCCGAAAGGTGTGCGCGGCGAACTCGCCTTCGAACTCGCGGCGCCGCTGCGCAATCCGCCGGAGCGACCCGATATCTTCGCATCGAAGACTCAGATGGACCGCCGCGTGCGGATCTATTGCGAGCGGCTGGGCCTGGATCGCGAGCGGGTGCTCGGCTGGTGCGTCGCGCGCAATTGCATCGCCGCATTGTGGAACGCACGGCATCGGCCCCAGACCGAGCGCGGCACGACCTGGGCGGCCGCGACGTTGACGGCGCTCACACTCCTGGACGGTTGA
- a CDS encoding patatin-like phospholipase family protein produces MDSVTTQAPRTGAGARRVLVLQGGGALGSYQGGVYEGLAEADFRPDWIAGISIGAINAALIAGNKREDRLARLREFWETASAVLPFNVNMPDSTLRTLYGEAAAAWTATVGVAGFFRPRLPPAVFYPPGAPEALSYYDTAPLRATLERLVDFDRINAKEIRLSLGAVNIRTGALVYFDNEHCAIGPEHVMASGALPPGFPPVEIDGEHYWDGGVVSNTPLQYVMQNEPKDDLLIFQVDLFNAHGALPRTLLEAAEREKDIRYASRTDHNTDLDMKIHAAKVALRALLAELPEELRASPNAALLGDLTYENAVTVVKLCYRRKPYEGPSKDYEFSRQTMLEHWRTGLADIRQAMKKRGEMLCERDKIASKTIETAEYMP; encoded by the coding sequence ATGGATTCGGTCACGACCCAAGCTCCCAGGACAGGCGCCGGAGCGCGGCGCGTTCTGGTGCTTCAGGGCGGCGGAGCGCTGGGCTCTTATCAAGGCGGCGTCTACGAAGGCCTTGCCGAAGCCGATTTCCGGCCCGACTGGATCGCCGGCATCTCCATCGGCGCGATCAACGCGGCGCTCATCGCCGGCAACAAGCGCGAGGACCGGCTGGCGCGCCTGCGCGAATTCTGGGAGACGGCGAGCGCCGTCCTGCCGTTCAACGTGAACATGCCCGACTCGACGCTGCGCACCCTGTACGGCGAGGCGGCGGCGGCGTGGACGGCGACGGTCGGCGTCGCGGGCTTCTTCCGACCGCGCCTTCCGCCCGCCGTGTTCTATCCGCCCGGCGCACCGGAGGCGCTCAGCTATTACGACACCGCGCCCTTGCGCGCGACGCTGGAGCGGCTGGTCGATTTCGACCGCATCAACGCGAAGGAGATCAGGCTCAGCCTGGGCGCCGTGAACATCCGCACCGGCGCGCTCGTCTATTTCGACAACGAACACTGCGCCATCGGGCCGGAGCATGTGATGGCCTCGGGCGCGCTGCCGCCCGGCTTTCCGCCCGTCGAGATCGACGGCGAGCATTATTGGGACGGCGGCGTCGTCTCCAACACGCCGCTGCAATATGTGATGCAGAACGAGCCGAAGGACGATCTGCTGATCTTCCAGGTCGATCTGTTCAACGCGCATGGGGCGCTGCCGCGCACGCTGCTGGAAGCGGCGGAGCGCGAGAAGGACATCCGCTATGCCAGCCGCACCGATCACAATACCGATCTCGACATGAAGATCCACGCGGCCAAGGTGGCGCTGCGCGCGCTGCTGGCCGAGCTGCCGGAGGAACTGCGCGCCTCGCCGAACGCGGCGTTGCTGGGCGATCTGACCTATGAGAACGCGGTGACGGTGGTGAAGCTCTGCTATCGCCGCAAGCCCTATGAAGGGCCGTCCAAGGATTACGAATTCTCGCGCCAGACCATGCTCGAGCATTGGCGCACCGGGCTCGCCGATATTCGGCAGGCGATGAAGAAGCGCGGCGAGATGCTGTGCGAACGCGACAAGATCGCGAGCAAGACCATCGAGACGGCGGAGTACATGCCATGA
- a CDS encoding DEAD/DEAH box helicase, translated as MNGFEGLGLSAEVLKAVAASGYTVPTPIQAQGIPHVLQRRDIIGIAQTGTGKTASFTLPMIEMLARGRAKARMPRSLILEPTRELAAQVAESFEKYGKYNKLSMALLIGGTSFDDQEKKLDRGVDVLIATPGRLLDHFERGKLMLSQVQILVIDEADRMLDMGFIPDVERICKLIPFTRQTLFYSATMPPEIQRLTDQFLHNPVRVEVARPATAASNITQEVVNIPANDWAKREALRRLIREAEPTLNNAIVFCNRKRDVDVVSKSLVKHGFDAAPLHGDLDQSLRTKTLDRFRAGDLKILVASDVAARGLDIPAVSHVFNFDVPFHPDDYVHRIGRTGRAGRSGFAYMLATPRDERQVEAIEKLTKTTIPRKTMENIEVREDRKPRRDEERRGGQKGGGRGRGERRDRFRPDKFHDHVAPMEPAAPTEAVAAPAPVEQARAPEPQRHEKPRHEKKPEPRREHREPQAQQPAQQKRERPHKAHQDRKNDAAPVKPEKHELPAFLLRPVNLPKKADA; from the coding sequence GTGAACGGCTTCGAAGGCCTTGGCCTGTCGGCCGAGGTGCTGAAGGCCGTGGCGGCCAGCGGCTATACCGTCCCCACCCCGATCCAGGCGCAGGGCATCCCCCATGTGCTGCAGCGGCGCGACATCATCGGCATCGCCCAGACCGGCACCGGCAAGACGGCGTCGTTTACCCTGCCGATGATCGAGATGCTGGCGCGCGGCCGGGCCAAGGCGCGCATGCCGCGTTCGCTGATCCTGGAGCCGACGCGCGAGCTGGCGGCGCAGGTCGCCGAGAGCTTCGAGAAATACGGCAAGTACAACAAGCTTTCGATGGCGCTCCTGATCGGCGGCACCTCGTTCGACGACCAGGAGAAGAAGCTGGATCGCGGCGTCGATGTCTTGATCGCCACGCCGGGCCGGCTGCTCGACCATTTCGAGCGCGGCAAGCTGATGCTGAGCCAGGTGCAGATCCTCGTCATCGACGAGGCGGATCGCATGCTCGACATGGGCTTCATCCCGGACGTCGAGCGCATCTGCAAGCTCATCCCCTTCACGCGGCAGACCCTGTTCTATTCCGCGACCATGCCGCCGGAGATCCAGCGGCTGACCGACCAGTTTCTGCACAATCCGGTGCGCGTCGAAGTCGCCCGCCCGGCGACCGCCGCGTCGAACATCACGCAGGAAGTCGTCAACATCCCGGCCAACGACTGGGCCAAGCGCGAGGCGCTGCGCCGGCTGATCCGCGAAGCGGAGCCGACGCTGAACAACGCCATCGTGTTCTGCAACCGCAAGCGCGATGTCGACGTGGTGTCCAAATCGCTCGTCAAGCACGGCTTCGACGCCGCCCCGCTGCATGGCGATCTCGACCAGTCGCTGCGCACCAAGACGCTGGACCGCTTCCGCGCCGGGGACCTCAAGATCCTCGTCGCCAGCGACGTGGCGGCGCGCGGCCTCGACATTCCGGCCGTCAGCCATGTGTTCAATTTCGACGTGCCGTTCCACCCGGACGACTATGTCCACCGCATCGGCCGCACCGGCCGCGCCGGGCGCAGCGGCTTTGCCTATATGCTGGCGACGCCGCGCGACGAGCGCCAGGTCGAAGCCATCGAGAAGCTCACCAAGACGACAATCCCGCGCAAGACGATGGAGAACATCGAAGTGCGCGAGGACCGCAAGCCGCGCCGCGACGAAGAGCGCCGCGGCGGCCAGAAGGGCGGCGGACGGGGACGCGGCGAGCGCCGCGACCGTTTCCGCCCCGACAAATTCCACGACCATGTGGCGCCGATGGAGCCCGCCGCGCCGACCGAAGCGGTCGCCGCGCCGGCGCCGGTCGAACAGGCGCGCGCGCCGGAACCGCAGCGTCACGAGAAGCCCCGGCACGAGAAGAAGCCGGAGCCGCGCCGCGAGCATCGCGAGCCGCAGGCCCAGCAGCCCGCTCAGCAAAAGCGCGAACGGCCGCACAAGGCGCATCAGGATCGCAAGAACGATGCGGCGCCGGTGAAGCCGGAGAAGCACGAATTGCCGGCCTTTCTGCTCAGGCCCGTGAACCTGCCGAAGAAGGCCGACGCGTAG
- a CDS encoding sterol desaturase family protein, which yields MTAVENGNLGVGHDKELLRQIVGLVIAFGVLTILYGILARLWPSVPGQRVFRKGFWTDCVYWLWTPIITKAVTPLAIGIVVFPLVLLFGLHYQTLAQGHGGLSRQPLWLQGIEVFLVGDFFGYWQHRLFHRAWLWPFHAVHHSSTELDWLSSVRLHPVNDIGAKLIQAVPLVVLGFNLTTVALYAPATTFYAIMVHANLDWDLGPFRAVLASPAFHRWHHTKADEGQAKNFAGAFPVWDILFGTYYMPRRQPTAFGIDDPMPAGFIGQMIQPFRARPPAA from the coding sequence TTGACAGCGGTCGAGAACGGGAACCTCGGCGTGGGCCATGACAAGGAATTGCTGCGCCAAATCGTCGGTCTCGTCATCGCCTTTGGCGTGCTGACGATCCTCTATGGGATCCTCGCGCGGCTCTGGCCGTCGGTGCCGGGGCAGAGGGTCTTCCGCAAGGGCTTCTGGACCGATTGCGTCTACTGGCTATGGACCCCGATCATCACCAAGGCCGTCACGCCGCTTGCTATCGGCATCGTCGTCTTCCCGCTCGTCCTGTTGTTCGGGCTGCACTATCAGACCTTGGCGCAGGGCCATGGCGGCCTCAGCCGCCAGCCGCTCTGGCTTCAGGGCATCGAGGTCTTCCTGGTCGGCGATTTCTTTGGCTATTGGCAGCACCGGCTGTTCCATCGGGCGTGGCTGTGGCCGTTCCACGCCGTGCACCACTCCTCCACCGAACTGGACTGGCTGTCGTCCGTCCGCCTGCATCCGGTCAACGACATCGGCGCCAAGCTGATCCAGGCGGTGCCGCTGGTGGTGCTCGGCTTCAACCTGACGACGGTCGCGCTCTATGCTCCGGCCACCACCTTCTACGCCATCATGGTGCACGCCAATCTCGACTGGGACCTGGGACCGTTCCGCGCCGTTTTGGCGAGTCCCGCCTTCCATCGCTGGCACCACACCAAGGCGGACGAGGGCCAGGCCAAGAATTTCGCCGGCGCCTTTCCCGTCTGGGACATCCTGTTCGGCACCTACTATATGCCGCGCCGCCAGCCGACCGCGTTCGGCATCGACGATCCGATGCCGGCCGGCTTCATCGGCCAGATGATCCAGCCCTTTCGCGCGCGTCCACCCGCCGCCTGA
- a CDS encoding 3-hydroxybutyrate dehydrogenase, whose amino-acid sequence MSLKGKSAVVTGSTSGIGLAYARAFAKEGANITLNGFGDAAAIEKERAGIEADFGVKAIYSPADMTKPDEVAGMIALAEKTFGAADVLVCNAGIQFVAPIEEFPVEKWQQIIAINLTSAFLCMRAAVPGMKKRGWGRIISTASAHSLVASPFKSAYVAAKHGIAGLTKTIALETATHGITVNCISPGYVWTPLVEKQIPDTMKARNLTKEQVINDVLLDAQPTKQFVTVEEVAGIAVFLCSDAAKNITGANISVDGGWTAE is encoded by the coding sequence ATGTCGCTCAAGGGAAAATCCGCCGTCGTCACCGGGTCCACCAGCGGGATCGGGCTCGCCTATGCGCGGGCCTTCGCCAAGGAAGGCGCCAACATCACGCTGAACGGCTTCGGCGACGCCGCGGCGATCGAGAAAGAGCGCGCCGGCATCGAGGCCGATTTCGGCGTCAAGGCGATCTACTCGCCGGCCGACATGACCAAGCCCGACGAGGTCGCCGGCATGATCGCGCTGGCGGAGAAGACCTTCGGCGCGGCGGACGTCCTGGTGTGCAATGCCGGCATCCAGTTCGTGGCGCCGATCGAGGAGTTTCCGGTCGAGAAATGGCAGCAGATCATCGCCATCAACCTGACCTCCGCCTTCCTATGCATGCGCGCGGCGGTGCCCGGCATGAAGAAGCGCGGCTGGGGACGCATCATCTCGACGGCGTCGGCGCATTCGCTGGTCGCCTCGCCGTTCAAATCGGCCTATGTCGCGGCCAAGCACGGCATCGCGGGCCTGACCAAAACCATCGCGCTGGAGACCGCGACGCACGGCATCACGGTCAACTGCATCAGTCCCGGCTATGTCTGGACGCCGCTGGTCGAGAAGCAGATCCCGGACACGATGAAGGCGCGCAACTTGACCAAGGAACAGGTCATCAACGACGTGCTCTTGGACGCTCAGCCGACCAAGCAGTTCGTGACGGTCGAGGAAGTCGCCGGCATCGCGGTGTTCCTGTGCTCCGACGCGGCGAAGAACATCACCGGCGCGAATATCTCGGTCGATGGCGGCTGGACGGCGGAGTAA
- a CDS encoding acetoacetate decarboxylase, with protein sequence MNRDAILGASSMPLFSPSYPKGPFRFVRREYLIITYRTDPAAIRAALPEPLEPAPGDLAYYEWMKMPDASGFGDYEESGTGILASYKGEPCNFSVQMYLDDEPPITGGREIWGFPKKYGVPRLTVIKDTLTGTLHYDDERVALGTMAYKPVSLADKLDQVKAGIAKLNVNLKWIPDVDGGPKIAQLVGYNLEDIVVHEAWDGPARLHLIPHVNCRVADLPVLEIVGGRHQIVDFVLPYGRVLHDYLA encoded by the coding sequence ATGAACCGCGACGCGATCCTCGGCGCCAGCTCGATGCCGCTGTTCAGCCCGAGCTATCCCAAGGGGCCGTTCCGCTTCGTGCGGCGGGAGTATTTGATTATCACCTATCGAACGGATCCGGCCGCGATCCGCGCCGCCCTGCCCGAACCGCTGGAGCCGGCGCCGGGCGACCTCGCCTATTACGAGTGGATGAAGATGCCCGATGCCTCGGGCTTCGGCGACTATGAGGAGAGCGGCACCGGCATTCTCGCGTCCTACAAGGGCGAGCCGTGCAATTTCTCGGTCCAGATGTATCTCGACGACGAGCCGCCGATCACCGGCGGGCGCGAGATCTGGGGCTTTCCCAAGAAATACGGCGTGCCGCGGCTGACGGTCATCAAGGACACGCTGACCGGCACGCTGCACTACGACGACGAGCGCGTCGCGCTGGGCACGATGGCCTACAAGCCTGTCAGCCTCGCCGACAAGCTCGACCAGGTGAAGGCCGGCATCGCCAAGCTGAACGTCAATCTCAAATGGATTCCCGACGTCGACGGCGGGCCGAAGATCGCGCAGCTCGTCGGCTACAATCTCGAAGACATCGTGGTGCATGAGGCGTGGGACGGGCCGGCGCGGCTGCACTTGATCCCGCACGTCAATTGCCGCGTCGCCGACCTGCCGGTGCTGGAAATCGTCGGCGGCCGGCACCAGATCGTCGATTTCGTATTACCTTACGGTCGTGTGCTGCACGACTACCTCGCGTAG
- a CDS encoding M20/M25/M40 family metallo-hydrolase — protein sequence MDLKSSGTGLRLVALALVAVAIWFAGATFDGLPRPLGADAPATEFSAARAYATLGRLLGPEVPHPVSSPANKAVQGRVRAEFAALGIRTSLYRGMGCEARADYGFFACGTAEDIIAEVAPGAGKAIVLVAHYDSVPAGPGAGDDQSSVATILETVRALQARGMKTKHPIIALLTDGEEAGLLGAHAFLDNPVLRARVGIAINAEGRGNQGPSLLFQTSPGDGPLIDLYAKNVPAYATGSLFAVIYKMLPNDTDLTVFLDHGLPGYNFSFLGHVADYHTAQDRRANLSQATLQSHGDSVLGVASGLMQADFVTLKGGDDIYLTLFGKLLPHLPASRAVPLAILVLAMLLAAAWLSRVDVAGIGRWLAAFSIPLVAVAGSALLGWFLHVVAATVSGGPDPSYAYPAWLRIALALGIAAVMLPLSRWASVRLTALSVWTWIGALGLLTAVLVPGVSPYFLFPGLIGAAILLVQTRLRGAWSGAAGEIALFIAALPMMAVWLSLASTAETVQGLALHPLFTVPVAFGVLPLVPLLAARPLRRIERNTVVAALAAAALAFAIVAGLSPAYSAYAPQRLNIDFVDDHETGGAFWAADAGAPLPKALRAVAPFGAKPVMATPLAFQKSYVAPAGALRYAEPRVAVTAQPVTGGRSLTLTFRGSPQADRMVILVPKEEGLLRAEIDGHVFLPAARSLNPVGTIIACVTADCRDKSVKLVFWRPGPKHLVLGEQHFGLPSDGAKFEAARPAEAVASQSGDTTIVFTRLVVR from the coding sequence ATGGATTTGAAATCGTCCGGCACGGGCTTGCGCCTCGTCGCGCTCGCGCTGGTCGCGGTCGCGATCTGGTTCGCCGGCGCCACCTTCGACGGTTTGCCGCGCCCACTCGGCGCCGACGCCCCGGCGACGGAATTCTCCGCCGCGCGCGCCTACGCAACGCTGGGCCGCCTGCTCGGACCGGAAGTGCCGCATCCCGTCTCCTCGCCCGCCAACAAGGCGGTGCAGGGCCGCGTCCGCGCCGAATTCGCCGCGCTGGGCATCAGGACGAGCCTCTATCGCGGCATGGGCTGCGAGGCCCGCGCGGATTACGGCTTCTTCGCCTGCGGCACCGCCGAGGACATCATCGCCGAGGTCGCGCCGGGCGCGGGCAAGGCCATCGTCCTGGTGGCGCATTACGACTCCGTCCCGGCCGGTCCCGGCGCCGGCGACGACCAGTCCAGTGTCGCCACCATCCTGGAGACCGTGCGCGCCCTGCAGGCGCGCGGCATGAAGACGAAACATCCGATCATCGCGCTGCTCACCGATGGCGAGGAGGCGGGCCTGCTCGGCGCTCACGCCTTTCTCGACAATCCTGTTCTTCGCGCCCGTGTCGGCATCGCGATCAATGCCGAGGGGCGGGGCAATCAAGGTCCAAGCCTTCTGTTCCAGACCAGTCCCGGCGACGGACCGCTCATCGATCTCTACGCCAAGAACGTCCCCGCTTACGCGACCGGTTCGCTGTTCGCGGTGATCTACAAGATGCTGCCCAACGACACCGACCTGACGGTGTTCCTCGACCACGGGTTGCCCGGCTACAATTTCTCGTTCCTCGGCCACGTCGCCGACTATCACACCGCGCAGGACCGCCGCGCCAATCTCAGCCAGGCGACGCTGCAGAGCCATGGCGACAGCGTGCTCGGCGTCGCCAGTGGGCTGATGCAGGCCGATTTCGTGACGCTGAAGGGCGGTGACGACATCTATCTCACCCTGTTCGGCAAGCTCTTGCCGCACCTTCCCGCCTCCCGGGCGGTGCCGCTCGCGATTCTCGTGCTGGCGATGCTTCTTGCGGCGGCGTGGCTGTCGCGCGTCGATGTGGCGGGCATCGGCCGATGGCTCGCCGCGTTCTCCATCCCGCTGGTGGCCGTTGCCGGCAGTGCCCTCCTCGGCTGGTTCCTGCATGTCGTTGCGGCGACGGTATCGGGCGGGCCCGATCCGTCCTACGCCTATCCCGCCTGGCTGCGGATCGCGCTGGCACTTGGCATCGCGGCGGTGATGCTGCCGCTCTCGCGCTGGGCGAGCGTGCGCCTGACGGCGCTGTCGGTCTGGACCTGGATCGGCGCCCTCGGTCTTCTCACCGCCGTCCTGGTGCCGGGCGTCAGTCCGTATTTCCTATTCCCGGGCCTGATCGGCGCCGCCATCCTGCTGGTTCAGACGCGCCTGCGAGGCGCCTGGTCCGGAGCGGCCGGCGAGATCGCGCTCTTCATCGCCGCGCTGCCGATGATGGCGGTTTGGCTGTCGCTCGCGAGCACGGCGGAAACGGTGCAGGGCCTCGCGCTGCATCCGCTGTTCACGGTTCCGGTCGCCTTCGGCGTCCTGCCGCTGGTGCCGTTGCTGGCCGCGCGGCCGTTGCGGCGCATCGAGAGAAACACCGTCGTGGCGGCGCTGGCTGCCGCCGCGCTGGCCTTCGCGATCGTCGCCGGTCTTTCCCCCGCCTATAGCGCCTACGCGCCGCAGCGCCTGAACATCGACTTCGTCGACGATCACGAAACGGGCGGGGCGTTCTGGGCCGCCGATGCCGGCGCGCCCTTGCCCAAGGCGCTGCGCGCGGTCGCCCCCTTCGGCGCCAAGCCCGTCATGGCGACGCCGCTCGCCTTTCAGAAGTCCTATGTCGCGCCCGCCGGGGCGCTGCGTTACGCCGAGCCGCGCGTCGCCGTGACGGCGCAGCCCGTCACCGGCGGCCGCTCGCTGACGCTGACCTTTCGCGGCTCGCCGCAAGCGGATCGCATGGTGATCCTGGTGCCGAAAGAAGAGGGGCTCCTGCGCGCCGAGATCGACGGCCATGTCTTCCTGCCGGCGGCGCGCAGCCTCAATCCTGTCGGCACGATCATCGCCTGCGTGACGGCGGACTGCCGCGACAAGTCGGTCAAGCTGGTCTTCTGGCGGCCCGGCCCCAAGCATCTTGTGCTCGGCGAACAGCATTTCGGCCTGCCGTCCGACGGCGCGAAATTTGAGGCCGCCCGCCCCGCCGAGGCGGTCGCCTCGCAGAGCGGCGACACCACCATCGTGTTCACCCGGTTGGTCGTGCGGTAA
- a CDS encoding coniferyl aldehyde dehydrogenase, which yields MSAAEARPDPAAEMRRVLDLQKKAHLKDGAPSAERRIEWLDRAIALLVGHKDAITDALREDFGHRSVEASLFTDVSGSIGPLKHARAHLKSWMKREKRKVTPTILGLLGAKAHVEYQPKGVVGVISPWNFPFNLTFSPLAGIFAAGNRTMIKPSEFTPRSSELMARMFRSAFDESEVAVFTGGPDVGAAFSRLAFDHLLFTGATSIAYHVMKAAAENLVPTTLELGGKSPVIVGDSADLSLAAKRVMFGKTMNAGQICLAPDYVMVPENKARDFVHEAANAVSAMFPTLKDNPDYTSVINQRHYDRLQGYLDDARSKGAEIVELNPAKEDFRQQPYHKIPPTLVLNPTDDMKIMQDEIFGPLLPVKTYGAVDEAIGYVNAHSRPLGLYYFGSDNAEQEKVLTRTTSGGVSVNDVVMHVAMEDLPFGGIGPSGMGSYHGIDGFRTFSHAKAVFQQTGRDLTAMLRPPYGAGIRKMLAGSIKA from the coding sequence ATGAGCGCCGCCGAAGCGAGACCCGATCCGGCCGCCGAGATGCGCCGCGTCCTGGACCTGCAGAAGAAGGCCCATCTCAAGGATGGCGCGCCCAGCGCGGAGAGGCGCATCGAATGGCTCGATCGCGCCATCGCGCTTCTGGTCGGCCACAAGGACGCCATCACGGACGCGCTCCGCGAGGATTTCGGCCACCGCTCGGTCGAGGCCTCGCTGTTCACCGACGTGTCCGGCTCGATCGGCCCGCTCAAGCACGCCAGGGCGCATCTGAAGAGCTGGATGAAGCGCGAGAAGCGCAAGGTGACGCCGACCATCCTCGGCCTGTTGGGCGCCAAAGCCCATGTCGAGTATCAGCCCAAGGGCGTGGTCGGCGTGATCAGCCCGTGGAATTTTCCGTTCAATCTCACCTTCAGCCCGCTCGCCGGCATCTTCGCCGCCGGCAACCGCACGATGATCAAGCCCAGCGAGTTCACGCCGCGCTCCTCCGAGCTGATGGCGCGCATGTTCCGCTCCGCCTTCGACGAGAGCGAAGTCGCGGTCTTCACCGGCGGCCCGGATGTCGGCGCCGCCTTCTCGCGGCTCGCCTTCGACCATCTGCTCTTCACCGGCGCGACCTCGATCGCGTATCACGTGATGAAGGCGGCGGCGGAGAATCTCGTGCCGACTACGCTGGAGCTCGGCGGCAAGTCGCCGGTGATCGTCGGCGACAGCGCCGATCTGTCGCTCGCCGCCAAGCGCGTGATGTTCGGCAAGACGATGAACGCCGGCCAGATCTGCCTGGCGCCGGACTATGTGATGGTGCCTGAGAACAAGGCGCGCGACTTCGTGCACGAGGCGGCGAACGCCGTCAGCGCCATGTTCCCGACGCTGAAGGACAATCCGGACTACACTTCGGTGATCAACCAGCGCCACTACGACCGCCTGCAGGGCTATCTCGACGACGCAAGGTCCAAGGGCGCCGAGATCGTGGAGCTCAATCCGGCCAAGGAAGATTTCCGCCAGCAGCCCTATCACAAGATCCCGCCGACGCTGGTGCTCAACCCGACCGACGACATGAAGATCATGCAGGACGAGATTTTCGGGCCGCTCCTGCCGGTGAAGACCTATGGTGCGGTCGACGAGGCCATCGGCTACGTCAACGCGCACAGCCGCCCGCTCGGCCTCTACTATTTCGGCAGCGACAACGCCGAGCAGGAAAAGGTGCTGACGCGCACGACCTCCGGCGGCGTATCGGTCAACGACGTGGTGATGCATGTCGCGATGGAGGACCTGCCGTTCGGCGGCATCGGCCCATCGGGCATGGGCTCCTATCACGGCATCGACGGGTTTCGGACCTTCAGCCATGCCAAGGCGGTGTTCCAGCAGACCGGCCGCGACCTGACCGCGATGCTGCGGCCGCCCTACGGCGCCGGCATCCGCAAGATGCTGGCGGGCAGCATCAAGGCGTAG